The genomic region GACAACCTCGCCCAGCCAATTCGCCAATGCCGCACCGAAATCGGGCTTCACAATGCAGCTCATATGACCGCCGGGCACTTGAACGTGCATCGCATTGGGGAGCACAGCCGTCAGATCCGCATGACTGCCATTATCTTCATCTTCTTCGCCGGCCAGGACCAGGGTCGGCATTGTGATCTCGCGGAGCGCATCCTCGGGCGTGTTGGTGAAGACGTTCAAGACCTGGAGCAATGCTTCGGGATCGCCCTTTGTGGTCTTCAGAAAGGCTTCGGCCATCCATTCGGGCGAATGTTTCGGATGATTGCCGAGATTGGTCAGGATATGCCGGAAATGATCGGCACGACTGGCAAGACTGGTCAGCCCTGATAGCCCCATGCCGGAAATGATAAGTCGCGCCGGCCGGGCACCAAGCACGTGCATGCGGACAACAGTCCGCGCGCCAAGCGAATATCCGCCGAGATCATAATCGGTGAGACCAAGGTGCGCGATCAGCCCAAGGCTGTCGCGCGCCAATATGTCGGCCGGATAGGCGGCTGGATCGTGCGGCTTGGCGCTGTCTCCATGAGCGCGCAAATCCGGCATGATGACGCGATAGCCCTGTGCAACCAGCATCTCGGCATGGCCGTATCGGATCCAGTTTGTATGCGCGTTGGAGAAAAAGCCGTGCAGCAACAGCAACGGTCGCCCTTCCCCCATCTCGCGATAGGCGAGCGCGTAACCGTCCTCGCTCTCATAATGGTGGATCGGCAGGTTATTCGGGGAGTTTGCCAATTGTGTCCTTCCAGCGTTTGACGAGCGGCTCATATTCATCGGTGCGCTTGCGCGGCAGCGCGCGGGTGTCGAGCCAGGCTTCGTGAATATTCTCAGCGCCGAAATGATGCGTCGGCGTGAAGCGGATGGGATCATCAAAGGATCCGATCGTCAGATCGATATGCTCGCTATCCGGATAATCGAATGTCAGCGGTGTGCCGCAGTCTGCGCAATGGCCGCGGCGCGCGATTGGTGAGCTCT from Parasphingopyxis sp. CP4 harbors:
- a CDS encoding GFA family protein translates to MSEDTKGARNETSVEGGCMCGRVRYAVSITDNDGYLCHCRMCQRAGGGLAIAFKNVPKDSVTWTTPEPDYYKSSPIARRGHCADCGTPLTFDYPDSEHIDLTIGSFDDPIRFTPTHHFGAENIHEAWLDTRALPRKRTDEYEPLVKRWKDTIGKLPE
- a CDS encoding alpha/beta fold hydrolase; its protein translation is MANSPNNLPIHHYESEDGYALAYREMGEGRPLLLLHGFFSNAHTNWIRYGHAEMLVAQGYRVIMPDLRAHGDSAKPHDPAAYPADILARDSLGLIAHLGLTDYDLGGYSLGARTVVRMHVLGARPARLIISGMGLSGLTSLASRADHFRHILTNLGNHPKHSPEWMAEAFLKTTKGDPEALLQVLNVFTNTPEDALREITMPTLVLAGEEDEDNGSHADLTAVLPNAMHVQVPGGHMSCIVKPDFGAALANWLGEVV